The genomic interval CTCAGCGGGCGCTCGTCGGCGCCTTCGGCATCACGCCCCGCACGGAGGTCCCGGCCGTCGTGTCGGAGCCGATCACCAACGACTCGGAGCGCGCGCGGCTGGCGTGGGCGCTCGCAACCACGAAGGAGCACTGACATGGCCGGATGCTGCGGGCAGGCGAAGCCGAAGCAGGACTACCTCATCACGTACAAGAGCGGCAGGACCGAGCGGGTGGCGGCCGACCAGGGCTTGATCACCGTCCGCCAGAAGATCATCAAGGGGGTGGGGGCACCTTCCGCATGGTCCCCAAGCAGTAAGGGTTGCTGCTCGATCACAACCCTTACTGCATGTAAGACCCCAACCAGCGGGGCGTCCATTACACAAACGGCGCCCCGCTGGTCTACCCTGACCCCGTACCCCGGTGCTGGCGGTGGGCCGACCGGTGAACGACGTGACGCATCCGTCTGCCACCGAGAGGAGCACCCGTCATGGCAGATGACCCGAACACCCAGACGCCCGAGCCCGAGGCCCCGGCCGCGTTCGACCCGGCAACCGCCACGGACGACGCCCTCTACGCCGAGTACTCCCGGGTCCGCACCGAGGGGCAGGAGCTGGCCGCGCAGGCCGACGCCGACCCCGCCCGGCTCACCGAGCTGGCCGCCGCGATCCCCGCCCTCCGCGCCGAGATCGACGCCCGCCAGGCCCGAGCCGCCGAGGTCTCCGCCGCACGCGATGCGTTCAGCGCGCTGCCCGAGCTGGCCGCACCGGCCCCGGTCGCACCGGCCGCACCCGAGCCCGCCGCCGACCCGGCGCCCGAACCCGTCGCCCCGGTCCCGTCCGTCTCGGAGATGTCCGCACAGACGCGCCCCGTCCCCGCCCGCACCGAGCCCGAGCGCCGCGGCGACCGCATCACCGTCGCCCTGTCCTCCGACGCCGCCGGCGCCCTGCGCCGCGACCCGGGCGACTCCACCACCGTCCGCGAGATCGGCGAAGCCTCCACCCGCCTGTTCTCCCAGTTCGGGACATCCCGCTCCGGCGGCGGCATCCGCGCCTCCCGGGCCCTGGCCACGTTCCAGCGCGACCGCGGCACCGAGCTGACCCTGACCGGCGACCGCGAGCACGACGCGACCGTCGTCGCCCACGCCCGCTCGCAGTCCCGCCTGTCCGGCGGTGGCCTGATGCAGGCGTGGCAGGAGTCCGTCAAGGCCGGCGGCGACGGCATGGGCGCCCTCACCGCGGCCGCCGGGTGGTGCGCCCCGTCCGAGAACCGGTACGAGCTGTGCTCGCTGTGGACGTCCGACGGCATGCTGGACCTCCCGACGACCACCGCCCCGCGCGGCGGCATCAACTACAGCCGCGACTGGTCGTGGGCGCAGATCATGGACGCGTCCCTCACCTCGTTCACCCGCCTCACCGAGGCCGAGGTGATCGCCGGAGAGACGAAGGACTGCACCACCCTGCCGTGCCCGACGTTCGAGGACCGGCGCCTGGACGTCGCCGTCACCTGCATCACCGGCTCGTTCCTCCAGGACGTCGGCTACCGCGAGAACGTCGCCACCCTCATCGACGGCCTCACGCTCAAGCACGAGCGCATGGTGAACCAGGACGTCATCTCCCAGATCCTCACCGAGGCCGGGACCGCGATCGTCATCCCGGCGCAGGGCGCGACCGCCCCGGGGTCGGGCCCAGACTCGTCCGCCGTGTCCAGCATCCTGGCCGCCCTGGACGTGGCCGCGATCGACATGCGGTACCGCGAGCAGATGTCCGAGACCCAGGTGCTGGAGGCCGTCCTCCCGCAGTGGGTCCTCGCCCAGTGGCGGGCCGACATCGGACGCCGCAACGCGTGGCACACCGACCCGTTCGCCCTCGCCAACGCCACGATCATGAGCTGGTTCTCGGTCCGGAACATCCGCCCGCAGTTCATCCGCGGATGGCAGGACGCCCAGTCCGGCCTGTCCGGTGGCCCCGGCGACATCACCGCCCCGATCACGCCCATCACGGCCCTGCCGACGACGGTGGACTTCCTGCTGTACCCGGCCGGCGCGATCGTCCTGGCCCGCCAGGACGTCATCACGCTCACCAACGTGTACGACAGCACGAACCTGTCGCAGAACCTGTACACGGCCCTGTTCATGGAGGAGGGCTACGCGCCGATCTTCCCTTGCGGTGAGGTCCGCCGGTACACGGCGAACGCGTGCCCGTCGGGTGCGACCGGTGCCCAGGTCTGGACGTCGTGCGCCGCCCCGGCCGAAGCCGCCTGACCCCTACCCCTGATCCGGCGCCGCCCTTCCGTCCCCACGGGGGCGGCGCCACCCAGGACCCAGGAGAGGAGGGGACATGGCAGTCATCCTGACGAATCCGCAGGAGGTGGCGGCTCCGGCCCCACCGGCTCGGCGGCGGGGGCTGTTCGACGCTGCGGTCATGCCCGGCGCGGCGCCCGCCAGCGTGGTCGCGTCCGGGCTGACGTTCGCGGCTGAGGACTGCGGCGTGGCCGTCAGCCTGTACAACCCGAGCTGCGAACCCCCGCAGCCTGAGAAGCCGTTCGTGCCGGGGATGCAGTGGGTGGAGGCGGCCCCGTACTGGGCGCTGACGACGTACCAGTGCGGCACGGTCGGCACGAGCCCGGCCGACGTCGCACGCCGCGTCCGGCGCCGCTACGACGCCGGGGTGCAGTGGGCGATCGAGTCCACCGTGTGGACCGGCAACGGCATGGCCGGCGTGCCGAACCTGGCCACCGCCGACTCCACCACCGTCGTCCCCACCGCGCCCGGTGCCGGGGCCGCGATCGCCGCACTGGAGCAGGCGTTCTACGACGAGCACGGCTACGTCGGCACCATCCACATGAACACCGCCGGGTACGCCGCCGCGCAGTACGCCGGGCTGGTGACCGCCCAGGGCGGCGCCGGTGCGCTCCGGACCCCGCTTGGCTCGCTGTGGTCGTTCGGCGCCGGGTACGGCGTCAGCGGCCCGGACGGCGAAGCGCCGGCGGCCGGGTTCGTGTGGGCATTCATGACCCCGCAGGTCTACCTGTGGGAGACCCCCGTCCCGCAGCCGGACCCGGTACAGACCCTGGACCGGCTCCAGAACCAGTGGATGGCCGTGTCCGAGTCGGTGTGGGTGCATGCGTGGCTGTGCGACACCGTCATGGCCGTGCAGGTCCCGGTCGCGGCCCCGGCGACGGTGGACATCACCCCGGCGGTGGCGCCGTGACGGCCCGCGGCTGGCAGCCGATCGTCCCGGGGGCGGGTGAAGCGCAGGAGGTGGCACGCCTGCTGCTCCGGCTGGCGGACGACCCGGCTCACGTCCGTACCCAGCGCGGCGGCTCCGAGTTTCTGGTGCCGCCGTACCTCGCCGCCCGGTTCACCGAGCCCGAGCCCGACCCCAAGCCGAAGCCGAAGAGGCAGCCGCGCGCGCGGCGTACCAAGGAGAGTGGATCATGACTCAGTGTGCAGCTCTGTCGCGCGGCCGCATGATGCGGCTGACGCGGCTTGATGACTGCGGGGCACCCGTCCCCGGCCCCACCGGCTCGCTGGTGAGCAAGGGCTTCGTCCAGGTGGTGGCCACCCCGGTCTACCAGGACCAGGAGGACATCACCCAGACCGACGCCAACGGCGACACCTGCGTGGACGACCAGTCCGACCCGGCGCTGCGGTGGCTGACGCTCCAGATCGACCTGTGCAACATCGACCCGGACGCGGTCAACATCATCACGGGGGCGCCGCTCGTCGCGAACGACGCCACCGTTCCCGAGCCCGTCGGGTTCCGGTGGGACGCGGCCACGCTCGGCACCGCGAACTTCGCGCTGGAGATCTGGTCCGGCATCAGCGGCCAGGCGTGCACCGGCGGTGAGCCCAGCTACGGGTACTGGCTGTACCCGTTCGTCGTGCAGGCGCAGATCAACGAGTACACGGTGGCGAACGCTGCGCTGACGCTGTCGATGACGGCACGCACGTCCGCGGGGTCGCAGTGGGACGTCGGTCCGTACGACGTGCGGCGCGACGCCACCACCCCCGCCACCCTCGAACCGCTCCTCACCCCGATCGGTGCGACGCAGCACGGCCACTTCGAGATCACCTCGGCTCCGCTGCCCACCCCGGGCTGTGGCGCGGTCGAGCTCCCCGAACCGGCCTGACGGGCGCCCGGCGGGCGGGGACGGCTCCCCTCGCCCGCCGGGACCAACCCTTGAGAGGAGGACGCCGTGACCACCCCCACAGGGCCCTGCGACTGGGACATCGACACCAGCTGCTGCCCCGACTGGGCGTCGTACGACCCCGGCGTGCAGGCGCGCGCGACCGCGCTGGCCACGGCCGTCCTGGACGGGCTGACCGGGCATCAGTTCGCCCAGTGCCCCATCGCGTACCGGCCCTGCGGGCTGCGCTGCGCGGGCGGTGGCGGCTACATGACGTGGCCGGTCGGCATGGGCGTTGTTGGCGGCGGCGCCGGGCCCTGGATGGTGCCGTACGTCGACGCCGGGATCTGGCGGAACTGCGCGTGCCCCGGGGCGTGCGGCTGTGGCGCCCGGTGCGAGACCCCGTTCCCTACGAGCGTGGCCGCCGTGTCTGAGGTGCTGATCGACGGCGTCGTGCTGGACCCGTCCGCGTACCGGCTGGACTCCTGGCGCGGCATCCCCCGCCTCGTCCGCACCGACGGCGGGTGCTTCCCCCACTGCCAGAACATGGACCTTCCGGCCGACGCCGACGGCGCGTACGTCATCACGTACCAGCCCGGCCGGCCACTCCCCGAGGCCGGGCGCATCGCTGCCGGGGACCTGGCGTGCGAGTTCGCGAAGGCGTGCTCGGGCGGGGACTGCGCGCTGCCCCAACAGCTCGCCTCCCTCTCCCGCAACGGCGTCGACCTCCAGGTCGTAGAGCCCAGCACCGTGCTGGAGCAGGGCCTCACCGGGGTGCACTCGGTGGACCTGTGGGTGCAGTCGGTCAACCCGCGGCGCCGGGCCATGCGTTCACGCGTCGCGTCGCCCGACACGGCGAGGGGGAGGTTCCAGTGACCCACGCCATGGACTACGCACAGGCCCTGCTCGCCTGCTTCCAGGCCGAGTTGCAGGCCCCGCACCCGAAGCCCATCGACCCGGCGTACGTGATGCTGCGCGCCGGCGCCGAGGTCACCCCGCTCCTCTCCACAACCGGCGACGAGTGCTGCCGGGGCCTGGGCTGGGTGCGGGTCGCGTCGATCACCGGGGTCCGCCAGATCGGCGAGACGGCCACAACGGCCGGGTGCTTCGGGCAGGAGCGGGTCCTGACGCTGGAGCTGGGGACCGCGCGGTGCGCCCCGACCCCGGGCCCCGCAAGCGTCCCCGGCGAGGACGAGTGGACCGCCGTCGCGCTGCTGCTGGACGAGGACTGCGGGGCGATGGAGCGCGCGGTCTGCTGCGCGTTTGCCGACGCGGCGGACGTGGCGGTCGGCGAGTACCAGCCGTTCGGGCAGGACGGCAACTGCATCGGCGCCGTGATGACCGTACAGATCGCGATGGAGGCGTGCTGCTGATGACCACCAAGAGGGTGCGGGTCCGGGCTCGGGTGTCGTTTCACGACATCCGGCAGGGCGACGTCGCCGACGTGGACCTGGACGCGGTGATGCAGGGCTGGGTGGACGGCGGGTTCATGGAGGTGATCGGCGATGCCCCGAGTACGGCTGGACCGGGCGGCCCTGAACCGGACGATCCGGGGCGCAAGCCGCGGCGAACTCGACAGCGCCGCGCGCCTGACCCTGAACCTGGCGAAGCTCTTCGCCCCAGTGAAGACGGGTCGGCTGAGGGCGTCGGGGCGGATTGAGTCCCGCCGCACGCTCGGACTTCGCACGATCTACACGATCGGGTTCGACGTGCACTACGCCCCCTTCGTCAACGACGGAACGAAGCCACACAAGATCCGCCCCAAGCGCGCGAAGGCCCTCAAGTTCAACGTGGGCGGCCGGACGGTGTTCGCCACCGTCGTCAACCACCCCGGCACCAAGGCGAACCCGTTCCTGGACCGGGCCCTCCAACGCGTAGCCGCAAACCGCGGCTACCAGTTCAAGCACGACTGATGGGGACACAGATGGACACGCAGACTGTAGGTGAGGTGGCGGAGCCGACCGCCGAGGAGCAGGCGCTCCGCGAGCAGTACCCGGCGGTGACCCAGTTCAAGGGCCGCACCATCCGGTACGCGCCCCTGTCCGAGGGGCAGACCGTGGCGCTTCAGGCCCTGGAGCGCGACGACGACGGGCACCTTGTGTCGGGCTCGGTCAGCGTGATCCTTGCCGTGCTGGAGGGCTGCGTGGGGCCTGACCAGTGGCAGCGCATCCGCCTCGACCTCGCCCGCAAGAAGATCGACGCGGCTGACGTCATGCGCCTCTTCGTGAAGATCATGGACAAGGCGAAGCGCGACGGCGAGAAGACGGCCGCGGCGTGAGCCGGGACCCGTTCGCGCGCGAGCCGCTGCGCGTCACCATCGCCAGCGAACGGGTCACCCTGCCCTACCAGCCTGCTGCCGGGTGGATCGGCGCGATCTGCGGCAGCGCCACTACGGCCGGGGCTCTGCTGCCGCTCCTCGCCGACCCGGATCGGGCGCGCACGATCACCCGCCTTGCGCGCGGCACCCTCGCCGCCGACACCGTCGCCGCCGCTCTGTACGAGGCGCTGCGCGCGGCGGTGTCCGAGCTGGCGTGGTGGGAGACGTACCGGCTCCTCGTCCTGTCCACCCAGCCCAGCGCCGCCGGCCGGATGCTGCTCGCCGGGCTGGACCCGTGGCAGCAGCCCCCAGCCGCCTGGTGCTACGCCCTTTACGAGCTGATGACGCAGGGCGTTGCGGACAAGGACCGGTTCCGGTTCGACGCGCAGCTCAAGACCCCACCCGCCGGGGTGGACGAGGACTTCGGCGACATGGACTTCGACCAGATGGTGGCTGCCGCCCGCGCCACCCCCGGCATGGGATGAGGTGACACCGTGGCATCACAGGCCGAGGTCGACCTAGTCGTCAACGCCACCCGGACCCTGCCGCAGCTCGAACGCGACCTGGACCGCGTTCTCAACGCCGCCCAGGCCGACATGTCCGACCTGGACGTCAACGCCGTCCTGCGGTCCACGCAGTCGCTGAACGACATCGAACGGGACCTGGACCGCATCATCCGGCAGGCCGAGGACGACGCCGACCCCGTCGTCATCCAGGCCGCCATGCAGCAGCGCGACGAGATCCGCAGGTTGCAGGGCGACCTGAACGCCGTGGTGACCGCCGTCAACCGCGACGGCCGGGCCGACGCGCTCACCGTCCTCGCCGCACTCAACGTCCCCGACAGCATCGCCGACCTGGACGACGACGTACGGACCGTGGTCCGGACCGTGCAGGCCATCGCCCCGGACATCGACATCGACGTGGACGTCGACCGGAACCTCACCAGAAACCTGCTGGCCGCAGCCGGTGGGGTGGGCGCGATCACGAAGAACGTGACCGCCCTATCCGCTGCGTTGGGTGCTGCGGCCCCCCTGATTGCGTCGGTGGCCACCAGCGTTCAGAACATCCTGCCGGCCAGTGCTGTAGCCACGCAGGGCATCCTCGCCGTGGTCCTTGCCACCAACACCCTCAAGCTGGGCATGGTCGGCGTGTCCGACGCGATCAAGGACGCGTTCGATCCCGGGACCAAGCCCGAGGATCTGGAGAAGAGCCTCAAGACGCTGGCTCCGAACGCCCGGTCGTTCGTGCGCGAACTGATCGGCATGAGGGATGAGTTCAAGAAACTTCAACTGGGGGTGCAGAACCGTCTGTTCAAGGACATGGACGAGGTTGTGAGCGGCCTGGCCGACACGGTCCTGCCGCAGGTTCGTGCGGCCCTGAACTCGACAGCGGTCACGCTCAACCAGATGGGGGTGAGCGCGTCCCTGGCGGCGGCCCGACTGTCCCGGGACGGCACCCTCGGCAAGGCGCTGAAGTCCGCGACCACGGGAATCCGCAACCTCTCTGGTGTGCCCGCGCTGGTCGTCACCGCGTTCGGGCAGTTGGCTGCGGCGGCGGGGCCGTCGTTCGATCGGATCACCAAGGCGCTCGGGCAGTTGGCCGCGGACGCGGGCACCAGCTTGTCGTCGGCGTTCAAGTCGGGGGCGTTGCAGGATTCGATCGAGGACGCGATCGGCGCGGTGCGGCAGCTGGGCCGTGTGTTCGGCAACGTGTTCGGCGGCCTCGGCAACATCATTCGCACGGTGGGTACCGAGGGCGACGGTCTGTTCGGGACGCTGGAGCGGGTCACGGGCGCGTTCGAGGACTTGACGGCTGACGCGGATGTGCAGGCCGGGCTGAAGGCGCTCGGCGAGACAGCCGCGCTCGTCTCGAAGACCGTGCTGCCGCTCCTCGGCGAGGCCATCAAGATCGTGGGCCGGACTCTGGTCGGCTTGCAGGGCCCCGTCCAGGAGGTCGTCACCTTGCTTGGCGACGCCCTCGGCGAGGCGCTGACGGCGCTCGGACCGGTGCTCGTCAGCGCGGGGCGCGCGTTCGGTGACCTGCTGCGCGCCCTGGGCCCGTTCATCACCCTGGCCGGGACCCTTGTGGCGAACCTGCTGCCCGCGTTGAACCCGCTGCTCAGCGGGCTCGGCGACATCTTCCAGGCGGCTGCCCCGTTCATTCAGGAGGTGGCCACCGTCCTGTCCTCGCTGTTCCTGCCGGTCATCCAGCAGCTCCCCGGCATCCTCGAACAGATCGTGCCCGTCTTCACCGACTTCGCCGCCACCGTGCTCCCTCAGCTCACGGAACAGCTCGAATTCGCGGCGCCCACCCTCGCCGACCTCGGGTTGCAGATCGCCGACCTTGCCGTCGCGGTCGCCCCGCTCGTGGTCCAGATCCTTCAACTGGCGACGGTCATGGCGGAACAGCTGGTGCCGATCATCAACGGCACCGTCATGGGCACCCTCGTACTCCTGACCGGGGCCCTGACAGGACTCGGGCAGTTGGTGGAGGACTACCTCATCCCCACGATGGGCCTGTTCGTCAGCTTCCTGAACGGCGACGTGTTCGACGCAACGACCAGCGCCGGGCAGACGGTGCGAAAGTTCCGGGACGACGCGAGGACGGCCATCGGGGACTTCGTGGACAGCGCGCAGGAGCGGTTCGCTCGGTACGCGCAGGCGGCCCAGGACAAGTTCAACGAGGCCAAGAGCAGCGCCATCGACGCGGTCACGGACATGATCTCCCAGGCGCTCACCTACCTGGGCGACCTGCCCGGCCGCGCGCGCGGAGCGCTGGGCGACCTCGGGCACGTCCTCTTCGACGCGGGAGCGTCGTTGATCTCCGGCTTCATCGACGGCATCCAGTCGAAGATCGGCGCGGTCACGTCCACCCTGTCCAACCTCACGTCCAAGCTCCCGGACTGGAAGGGGCCCGCCGAACTGGACGCGCGCATCCTGGCCCCGTCGGGTGAGCTGCTGATCGACGGGCTGATCGCGGGCATTCAGCGCGCCGTGCCCCGCGTCCGCTCCGAGTTGCAGGGTCTGACCGGGCAGCTTCCCGGGTTCGGCCCGCAGCTCGCCGGGGTCACCGCCCCGGCAGCCACAGCGTTCGCCCCGGTCGTGCACGTCAGCATCGGCAATGAGGCTGTCGACCAGTACGTCACCGTCCGCTCCGAGCAGGTCTACGACCAACGCGCCCGCACCGCAGCCCAAGGGACGAGGTTCTGATGCCCGCCAGCTACGCCGTCATTGAGGTGGACTTCACCGCCGCGCCCGGCACCGACACGTCGTACCGGATGGAGCGTGCAACCGCCCCGGCCGGGCCGTACGTCACAATTGCGGTGGCCGCCCCGCTCCTTGCCGAGCGGGCCGTCTACACGGACAGCACGGCCCCGTTCGACACCGTGCTGTACTACCGGGCGACCGGCGACCAGACCGGCGCCGTCACCACGTACACCGCCGGGCCGCTGGACCAGGCCGGGCAGGTGTGGCTACGCGATCCGCTCCGCCCCTGGGCCGACCTGCCGCTGGACTTCTGCGACGCCGCCCAGTCCGGGCACGTTCCCGGCTGCGCCCAGCCCACCCCCGAGCTGGTGTGGGTGGGGCTCGGGGACGAGGTGTGGGAGGCCGACGCCGGCCTGTTCCCCGTGCTCAACTCCGAGACGCCGGCCGATGTGTGGGCCCGCCGCAAGCATGCCTCCGGGTCGCTGACGTTCTTCACGCGCACGCTCGCCGCGATCGACCGGGTGTACACCCTCTTCACCGCCGGGGGCCCGCTGCTGCTCCAGCTCCCGCCGGAGTACGGGGTCCGGGATCGGTTCATCCAGCCGGGCAACGTGACCGAGATCCGCATCAGCCGGGACCAGCGCCGCCCCGAGCGCCGATGGGAGGCCCCGTTCACTGTTGTGGACCGGCCGTTGGGCCCGGCACAGGGCACGGCGTGCGCGAACTGGTGCGCGCTGCCCGCCGCGTATCCGACGTACGGGGACCTGCCGTCCGGGCTGACGCTCGCCGACCTCGCTGCCGGAGAGGTCATCTGCCCGGGCGGCGAGCCGGTCACCCCGCTGGTCGACACCTTCACCCGCACCGTGGCGGCCGGCTGGGGCACCGCCGACACCGGGCAGGCGTGGACCGTAGCCACCGGGCCCGCCGCAGAGTTCTCCGTCAACGGGTCGGCGGGCATCCACACCCACACCACCCTCAACACCCTCCACGCCACCACCATCCCGTGGGACCAGGCGAACGTGACCATGCGAACCCGGTTCTCCGTGAGCACGGTCCCCACCGGGACGGGCGGTAACGACATCCACCTGATGCTGCGCCGCGGCGACGCCTCGAACTTCTACTCGGCCCGCATCTTCACGGGCACGACTGGGTCGCTGATGATCTCGCTGCGCAAGTTCGTCGGCGGCGTGGAGACGCAGCTGGTCAGCGCCACCCCAGGTTTCACGTACGTGGCCGACGCGGTCTACGCCGCGCGGTTCTCCGTGCAGGGCTCGAACCTCATGGCGAAGGTCTGGCCGGCCGCGTCCCCGGAGCCTGCGGCGTGGCAGGTGACGGCCACCGACACCGACCTGACCGGCCCGGGCGCGGTTGGAATGCGCACCCTGGTCCGCGCCGCCCAGACCAACCCGCTGCCCATCACCTTCCGCTTCGATGATCTGGTGGTCACCTCCTGATGCTGCCCTCCTCCGACCTGTACAAGACGGTGATCCGTGGCCCGCACCACCGCGTGGCCAGGGTGGATGCGTTCACGATCAACGGGACCCCGCTCGCGACGGACGTGCCGGTCGTCTCCGGGCAGGTGTCCGCGCAGCTCACCAACCGAGTCACGAGGACGGCCACCGTTACCCTGTCCGACGAGTGGTTCCCCCGCACGGCAGCGTCCCCCTTCAGCCCGTATCAGGCGGTCGTCCGTATCCGCGCGGGCGTCGGCTACGGCGACGGGTCCAAGGA from Streptomyces drozdowiczii carries:
- a CDS encoding major capsid protein, whose translation is MADDPNTQTPEPEAPAAFDPATATDDALYAEYSRVRTEGQELAAQADADPARLTELAAAIPALRAEIDARQARAAEVSAARDAFSALPELAAPAPVAPAAPEPAADPAPEPVAPVPSVSEMSAQTRPVPARTEPERRGDRITVALSSDAAGALRRDPGDSTTVREIGEASTRLFSQFGTSRSGGGIRASRALATFQRDRGTELTLTGDREHDATVVAHARSQSRLSGGGLMQAWQESVKAGGDGMGALTAAAGWCAPSENRYELCSLWTSDGMLDLPTTTAPRGGINYSRDWSWAQIMDASLTSFTRLTEAEVIAGETKDCTTLPCPTFEDRRLDVAVTCITGSFLQDVGYRENVATLIDGLTLKHERMVNQDVISQILTEAGTAIVIPAQGATAPGSGPDSSAVSSILAALDVAAIDMRYREQMSETQVLEAVLPQWVLAQWRADIGRRNAWHTDPFALANATIMSWFSVRNIRPQFIRGWQDAQSGLSGGPGDITAPITPITALPTTVDFLLYPAGAIVLARQDVITLTNVYDSTNLSQNLYTALFMEEGYAPIFPCGEVRRYTANACPSGATGAQVWTSCAAPAEAA
- a CDS encoding phage tail protein, which codes for MASQAEVDLVVNATRTLPQLERDLDRVLNAAQADMSDLDVNAVLRSTQSLNDIERDLDRIIRQAEDDADPVVIQAAMQQRDEIRRLQGDLNAVVTAVNRDGRADALTVLAALNVPDSIADLDDDVRTVVRTVQAIAPDIDIDVDVDRNLTRNLLAAAGGVGAITKNVTALSAALGAAAPLIASVATSVQNILPASAVATQGILAVVLATNTLKLGMVGVSDAIKDAFDPGTKPEDLEKSLKTLAPNARSFVRELIGMRDEFKKLQLGVQNRLFKDMDEVVSGLADTVLPQVRAALNSTAVTLNQMGVSASLAAARLSRDGTLGKALKSATTGIRNLSGVPALVVTAFGQLAAAAGPSFDRITKALGQLAADAGTSLSSAFKSGALQDSIEDAIGAVRQLGRVFGNVFGGLGNIIRTVGTEGDGLFGTLERVTGAFEDLTADADVQAGLKALGETAALVSKTVLPLLGEAIKIVGRTLVGLQGPVQEVVTLLGDALGEALTALGPVLVSAGRAFGDLLRALGPFITLAGTLVANLLPALNPLLSGLGDIFQAAAPFIQEVATVLSSLFLPVIQQLPGILEQIVPVFTDFAATVLPQLTEQLEFAAPTLADLGLQIADLAVAVAPLVVQILQLATVMAEQLVPIINGTVMGTLVLLTGALTGLGQLVEDYLIPTMGLFVSFLNGDVFDATTSAGQTVRKFRDDARTAIGDFVDSAQERFARYAQAAQDKFNEAKSSAIDAVTDMISQALTYLGDLPGRARGALGDLGHVLFDAGASLISGFIDGIQSKIGAVTSTLSNLTSKLPDWKGPAELDARILAPSGELLIDGLIAGIQRAVPRVRSELQGLTGQLPGFGPQLAGVTAPAATAFAPVVHVSIGNEAVDQYVTVRSEQVYDQRARTAAQGTRF